In Waddliaceae bacterium, the genomic stretch TTCGACCGAGGACCAGCCGTCATTATGCAATATAAAGATGCATACGGCAGAATCTGGGAAGGACCGTATGTCGGTATAGACGTCGTCACTAGAGAAAAAAATATAACGAAAAATGCCTGCAACGAAAAGGCAGCGACCGTTATGATAGAATGTTCTTTTTTAGGAGCACTAGAACGTACCGTCGCTCTTCTTATAGAACAGCATGGCGGACAACAAAAATTACAGGCTTTGCTCGACGATATCGCCGCTGAAGCCTCGACGATATAACTAACTGGCGTTTAATGTCAGTAACCAATATCAGGAGAATAGGAACCCAATTTTGAGGATAAACCAAGAGATAAGGGCACAAAAAGTACGTGTCATAGGGATAGAAGGAAACCAGGAAGGTATATTCTCTATAAGAGAAGCACAGGCTCTTGCAGAAGATGCTGGTGCCGACCTTGTTGAGATAGCTCCGATGGCGACGCCACCAGTCTGTAAGATTATAGACTATGGCAAATATCGCTATGAGCAGACACGCCGTGAAAGGGAGAATAAAAAATCCCAGCACCAAATCAAAGTCAAAGAAGTTAAGCTTAAGCCAAACATCAATGACAATGATTTTCAGGTGAAATTTCACCGCGCAGAGAAATTCCTTGAAAAAGGAAATAAAGTTAAGGTTACATGCATGTTCCGCGGAAGAGAGATGGCACACCCTGAGATCGGCGAAGCCGTAGTTAAAAGGATGTGCAAAGGCCTCGAAGACCTCGGTACAGTAGAAAGCCCGATTAAAAGGTTCGGACGTACTATCAATGTTGTAATAGCACCAGGTAGTAAAAAGAAACCAGTGAATAAAAGTGAGAAAGGAGAATAGAACAGTGCCTAAGATGAAAACACGTAAAGCTGTGGTAGCTCGGTTTAAAGTTACAGGTACGGGGAAACTCGTACGACGACGCCCAGGGAAACGGCATATATTGACGAAAAAGACGCCAAAACGTAAGCGTATGCTCGGAACGCCTGCTATCGTCGACAAAAGCCAAGCTACAATGTACAAAAAGATGATGGGAATCTAGATGCTATAAAAATCGCCGGCGTATTCGACAACCCAAGAGGCTGTTCCCCAAACAATGCCCCGCCGTCGACATAAAAAGCATCTAAGCAATAAAAAATATAAGGATTTATAAAAGATGACAAGAGTAACTAATGCGGTAGCAACAAGACGCCGTAAGAAAAGAATATTTAAAAGAGCGAAGGGATTCGTCGGAGATCGTAAGAATCACCTGCGTATCACCGCCGACGCTGTTATGCGCGCCCTGGCTTTTAACTACAGACACCGTAAACATAACAAACGTAACTTCCGCAAACTGTGGATAATACGTATCAACGCCGCAGCGCGTATCAACGGGTTGTCATACAGCAAGCTTATCAACGGCCTTGCAACGGCGAAATGCGATATCAACAGAAAGATGCTCGCAGACCTCGCAGTAACAGACCTAGAAGGTTTTGCCGCTATCGCCACCTTAGCAAAAGGCTCGCTAGCGTAAGACCTCAATAAAAAGATAGAAATTATAATCCTTGAGCCTTACAATGTGAAGCTCAAGGATTTTTTTTTAGGAGATATATAGATACCATGAAAGACACCATAGCACGCCTGCGTGAGAACTTCGACGTAGCAATGACAGAGATACACGACACCAAAGCACTAGAAGCCCTTAGGATGGAATATCTCAAGAAAAAAGGCCCCATACAAGAGCTTATGCAGGGACTAAGAAACGCTACCAAAGAAGAAAGGCCTTCTCTAGGAAAAGCTATCAACGACATAAAAGTCCATATCGAAGAGCGATGCAGCGCCCTAGAAGAAAGCCTCGCCACAGAAGAACAAGGAGCGCGACTTTCCGAAGAGAATATCGACGTCACACTGCCAGGAAAGAAGAACAACACCGGAAAAAAACACCCCGTAACACAGATGCTCGACAAAGTCCTGACGATAATGAAAGAGATGGGCTTCACAGTACAGTACGGCCCCGATATCGAGACAGACTACTACAACTTCGAAGCACTGAATTTCGCAGAAGATCACCCCGCCCGCGATATGCAGGATACCTTCTACATAGACAAAGACGTCCTGCTAAGAACACACACATCAAACACACAGATGCGCGTTATGGAGACGACTACACCACCAATACGTATCGCCGTGCCAGGGAAATGCTTCCGTAACGAGACGATAACAGCGCGTTCGCACGTTTTCTTCCACCAGGTTGAAGCATTATATATCGACGAAAACGTCACCTTCGCAGACCTTATGGCTACAGCAGAAGAGTTCTTTAAAAAACTCTTCCCCACATACGACATAACAACACGTATACGTC encodes the following:
- the rplT gene encoding 50S ribosomal protein L20, translating into MTRVTNAVATRRRKKRIFKRAKGFVGDRKNHLRITADAVMRALAFNYRHRKHNKRNFRKLWIIRINAAARINGLSYSKLINGLATAKCDINRKMLADLAVTDLEGFAAIATLAKGSLA
- a CDS encoding translation initiation factor IF-3; protein product: MRINQEIRAQKVRVIGIEGNQEGIFSIREAQALAEDAGADLVEIAPMATPPVCKIIDYGKYRYEQTRRERENKKSQHQIKVKEVKLKPNINDNDFQVKFHRAEKFLEKGNKVKVTCMFRGREMAHPEIGEAVVKRMCKGLEDLGTVESPIKRFGRTINVVIAPGSKKKPVNKSEKGE
- the pheS gene encoding phenylalanine--tRNA ligase subunit alpha; the encoded protein is MKDTIARLRENFDVAMTEIHDTKALEALRMEYLKKKGPIQELMQGLRNATKEERPSLGKAINDIKVHIEERCSALEESLATEEQGARLSEENIDVTLPGKKNNTGKKHPVTQMLDKVLTIMKEMGFTVQYGPDIETDYYNFEALNFAEDHPARDMQDTFYIDKDVLLRTHTSNTQMRVMETTTPPIRIAVPGKCFRNETITARSHVFFHQVEALYIDENVTFADLMATAEEFFKKLFPTYDITTRIRPSYFPFVEPGMEIDISCLICGGEGCPICKGTGWLEVAGAGMVHQEVLKNGGLDPEKYSGYAWGLGIERLFMIQNSIKDIRLFFENDMRFLKQF
- the rpmI gene encoding 50S ribosomal protein L35 — its product is MPKMKTRKAVVARFKVTGTGKLVRRRPGKRHILTKKTPKRKRMLGTPAIVDKSQATMYKKMMGI